A genomic region of Anas acuta chromosome 1, bAnaAcu1.1, whole genome shotgun sequence contains the following coding sequences:
- the GPR18 gene encoding N-arachidonyl glycine receptor, translating to MMPGNHHPEEYRIASLVFYSFIFTVGLLVNATALWVFSCTTKKRTTITVYMINVALLDMIFIFSLPFRIVYHGKETWPFGDTFCRLISALTVFYPAIALWLLAFISVDRFMAIVQPKHVKELKNTKKALLACTGIWIMTLATTSPLLFLHSDPDKDSNSTTCLKMLDIIHLREINMLNFSRLIFFFLIPLVIMMGCYLVIIYNFIRGKTSKLKPKAKERSIRIIVTLIAQVLVCFVPFHICFAFMMLQNEDTTYNPWAAFTTFLMNLSTCLDVILYYIVSKQFQARVISVILYRNYLRSVRRKSFRTASVRSLSNVNSEMI from the coding sequence ACGCCACTGCACTATGGGTTTTCAGCTGCACTACCAAGAAGAGAACAACGATAACTGTATATATGATCAACGTGGCACTGCTTGacatgatttttatattttccttgccttttcGGATAGTCTACCACGGGAAAGAAACATGGCCTTTTGGAGACACATTCTGTCGGCTCATCAGCGCTTTGACTGTATTTTACCCAGCCATTGCTCTGTGGTTGCTTGCTTTTATAAGCGTAGACAGATTTATGGCTATCGTCCAGCCCAAGCACGTCAAGgaactgaaaaacacaaaaaaagctCTGCTGGCTTGCACTGGCATCTGGATAATGACCCTTGCAACAACTTCCCCACTGCTGTTTCTACATTCTGATCCAGACAAAGACTCGAATTCGACCACCTGCCTGAAAATGCTCGATATCATCCATTTGAGGGAAATAAATATGTTGAACTTTTCCCGActgatctttttctttctgattccCTTGGTTATCATGATGGGGTGTTACCTCGTCATTATTTACAATTTTATCCGTGGCAAGACTTCCAAACTGAAGCCTAAGGCCAAGGAGAGATCCATAAGAATCATAGTTACTTTGATTGCTCAAGTACTCGTCTGTTTTGTGCCCTTCCACATTTGCTTTGCCTTCATGATGCTGCAGAACGAAGACACAACTTACAATCCCTGGGCAGCCTTCACCACCTTCCTCATGAATCTCAGTACCTGCTTGGACGTTATACTGTACTATATTGTTTCCAAACAGTTCCAGGCTAGAGTCATCAGTGTGATCCTGTATCGCAACTACCTTCGAAGTGTGCGCAGGAAGAGTTTTCGAACTGCAAGTGTAAGGTCACTCAGTAATGTGAACAGCGAAATGATATAA